From one Triticum urartu cultivar G1812 chromosome 3, Tu2.1, whole genome shotgun sequence genomic stretch:
- the LOC125547871 gene encoding uncharacterized protein LOC125547871, with protein sequence MKREGVCTRSQTKKQKAWTAWRGNSLLDNPFEEEFGSLSDSGQGGWTELSKEVASNLAGTVVSLASFADEKTVFFACTGIIIVNKPTFTSCLTSLSLVRSIDDDTKILHDMTIEVRLPDNKLELGWLESYDLKYNVAVINIGRYHSLQVTCLDHQRQFESHSKVVAVGRCFNSGKLMATAGMLTDNPQGAYREELAISTCEITMTGVGGPLVDFNGDFIGMNFYAEKETPFLPRIKILELLSQFRKTIQWMATNKKGPGSKIERFPRPCKPDSEVSSRKGEKLKDQKPSICTLCDPECQPGLMDRLLLERKSLCSGRPSYPYFGVPTKKELRSNGYPLPVWQNVGMRLLNNFEEKFSEDIWSKLERNVASNMSQSVVALASFSGKTRCFACTGVFIDCNGSTTRVLTSASLVRTSDNENKVADNLKIVVCLPDNRHTRGTLQHYSLHYNIAVVYIKNFCCTQTAQIDNQMLIKPQKEVVAIGRVYQSGKLMATSGIVIDKPSKLGCKELKISTCKITKAGIGGPLIDFDGNFIGMNFYGLEEAPYIPVNIILKVLKNFDAQGTVARDDDDSPNRWPVPKSFWCYPKWHEIEEEIDVEEEIIYHRQRQQF encoded by the exons ATGAAGCGAGAAGGCGTTTGCACGAGAAGCCAGACCAAAAAGCAGAAAGCTTGGACAGCTTGGCGAG GAAATTCGCTTCTGGACAATCCGTTTGAAGAGGAATTTGGCAGCTTAAGTGATTCTGGCCAAGGTGGCTGGACGGAACTCAGTAAAGAAGTCGCCTCAAACTTAGCGGGCACTGTTGTATCGCTTGCTTCATTTGCTGATG AAAAGACAGTGTTTTTTGCATGCACGGGCATAATTATCGTAAACAAGCCTACTTTTACAAGTTGTCTGACTTCATTAAGTTTGGTTAGATCTATTGATGATGACACCAAGATCCTTCACGATATGACG ATTGAAGTGCGCCTTCCGGATAATAAACTTGAACTGGGATGGTTGGAATCCTACGATTTGAAATACAATGTTGCGGTTATCAACATCGGTCGCTACCATTCTCTTCAAGTAACATGTCTAGATCATCAGCGGCAATTTGAGTCTCACAGTAAAGTAGTTGCCGTAGGGCGTTGCTTCAACTCAGGAAAACTAATGGCCACAGCTGGGATGTTGACCGACAATCCACAAGGAGCTTACCGGGAGGAGCTTGCCATCTCCACATGTGAAATTACTATG ACTGGAGTTGGAGGGCCCCTTGTTGATTTTAATGGGGACTTCATCGGGATGAACTTTTATGCTGAGAAAGAGACTCCATTCCTACCAAGGATTAAAATTCTTGAACTCCTGTCGCAGTTCAGGAAAACAATTCAGTGGAT GGCTACAAATAAGAAAGGACCTGGTAGTAAAATTGAAAGATTTCCTAGACCTTGTAAACCTGATTCAGAAG TCAGCTCAAGGAAGGGAGAGAAACTTAAGGATCAGAAACCTTCCATATGTACTCTCTGTGATCCAGAATGTCAACCAG GACTCATGGATAGATTATTATTAGAGCGGAAGTCTTTATGTTCTGGGCGGCCGAGTTATCCTTATTTTG GCGTTCCTACAAAAAAGGAGCTGAGGTCCAATGGTTATCCCCTCCCAGTTTGGCAGAATG TGGGCATGCGTTTGCTTAACAATTTTGAAGAGAAATTTAGTGAAGATATCTGGAGTAAACTCGAAAGAAACGTTGCTTCAAATATGTCTCAAAGTGTTGTTGCATTGGCTTCATTCAGTG GAAAAACAAGGTGTTTTGCTTGCACTGGCGTATTCATAGACTGCAATGGGTCCACCACAAGAGTTCTGACCTCCGCAAGTTTGGTTAGAACTTCTGACAATGAAAACAAGGTTGCTGATAACCTTAAG ATTGTAGTGTGCCTTCCAGATAATCGTCATACCAGAGGGACATTGCAACATTACAGTCTACATTATAACATTGCCGTAGTCTACATCAAGAATTTCTGCTGTACTCAGACAGCACAAATCGATAACCAGATGCTAATTAAACCTCAAAAGGAGGTAGTAGCTATAGGGCGCGTCTACCAATCAGGCAAATTAATGGCCACAAGTGGGATCGTGATTGACAAACCAAGTAAGCTTGGCTGCAAAGAGCTTAAGATTTCCACCTGTAAAATCACCAAG GCTGGGATTGGAGGGCCTCTTATTGATTTTGATGGAAATTTTATTGGCATGAACTTCTATGGCTTGGAAGAGGCTCCATACATACCAGTGAATATAATTCTGAAAGTCTTGAAGAATTTTGATGCACAAGG GACTGTTGCTAGAGACGATGATGATAGCCCAAACAG ATGGCCCGTGCCTAAGTCATTTTGGTGCTATCCGAAGTGGCACGAGATTGAGGAAGAAATAgatgtggaagaagaaattatATATCATCGGCAGCGGCAACAATTCTAA
- the LOC125547872 gene encoding uncharacterized protein LOC125547872 isoform X1, protein MAQDAVALNGLNGDRHRQFRRSVIPILMYNREGENPNKPISVISGIVTVSGGGFCHIIAYKGLLFPPEAHKYRYEIVFPNDMRVDLEHLGVERHGLLAGFYCHVPVEIVDAVHFGIQTTRNQELKMYGYQVDNVSGRLQNDLTDGYLTHVEEQYQEFRHDCTPSFFSRRGSPVFNEQRQLVGISFKDIGVTKALDIGYITAILPRFCGGDDNMPMSDVLERIRLLGEQKFAMPEDLEPSPSP, encoded by the exons ATGGCTCAG GATGCTGTTGCACTTAATGGACTAAATGGCGACCGTCATAGGCAGTTTCGTAGGTCTGTGATACCGATTCTTATGTATAATCGGGAAGGTGAAAATCCAAATAAACCAATTTCTGTTATTTCGGGCATAGTCACGGTCTCTGGTGGAGGGTTTTGCCACATAATAGCATACAAGGGGTTACTTTTTCCCCCAGAGGCACACAAGTACAGATATGAAATTGTTTTTCCCAATGATATGAGGGTAGACCTTGAACACCTCGGCGTGGAAAGACATGGTCTTTTGGCTGGTTTCTATTGTCATGTTCCTGTTGAAATTGTAGATGCTGTCCACTTTGGTATTCAAACTACGAGGAACCAAGAACTTAAGATGTATGGATATCAGGTTGATAATGTATCAGGGCGATTACAAAATGATCTAACTGATGGCTATCTGAC TCATGTAGAGGAACAATATCAAGAGTTCAGACATGATTGTACACCTTCATTTTTTTCTCGAAGAGGATCACCTGTTTTCAATGAGCAAAGGCAACTCGTCGGTATATCTTTTAAGGATATTGGTGTAACTAAAGCCTTGGATATTGGGTATATAACTGCCATTCTTCCAAGATTTTGTGGAGGAGACGATAACATG CCTATGTCAGATGTCTTAGAACGTATTAGACTTCTTGGAGAGCAAAAATTTGCTATGCCTGAGGATCTGGAGCCTTCTCCTTCTCCCTGA
- the LOC125547872 gene encoding uncharacterized protein LOC125547872 isoform X2 produces the protein MAQDAVALNGLNGDRHRQFRRSVIPILMYNREDAVHFGIQTTRNQELKMYGYQVDNVSGRLQNDLTDGYLTHVEEQYQEFRHDCTPSFFSRRGSPVFNEQRQLVGISFKDIGVTKALDIGYITAILPRFCGGDDNMPMSDVLERIRLLGEQKFAMPEDLEPSPSP, from the exons ATGGCTCAG GATGCTGTTGCACTTAATGGACTAAATGGCGACCGTCATAGGCAGTTTCGTAGGTCTGTGATACCGATTCTTATGTATAATCGGGAAG ATGCTGTCCACTTTGGTATTCAAACTACGAGGAACCAAGAACTTAAGATGTATGGATATCAGGTTGATAATGTATCAGGGCGATTACAAAATGATCTAACTGATGGCTATCTGAC TCATGTAGAGGAACAATATCAAGAGTTCAGACATGATTGTACACCTTCATTTTTTTCTCGAAGAGGATCACCTGTTTTCAATGAGCAAAGGCAACTCGTCGGTATATCTTTTAAGGATATTGGTGTAACTAAAGCCTTGGATATTGGGTATATAACTGCCATTCTTCCAAGATTTTGTGGAGGAGACGATAACATG CCTATGTCAGATGTCTTAGAACGTATTAGACTTCTTGGAGAGCAAAAATTTGCTATGCCTGAGGATCTGGAGCCTTCTCCTTCTCCCTGA